A window from Rhineura floridana isolate rRhiFlo1 chromosome 19, rRhiFlo1.hap2, whole genome shotgun sequence encodes these proteins:
- the DUSP18 gene encoding dual specificity protein phosphatase 18, translating into MNAVFGTIPILFRHPSVYGLSRITNSLFLSNGEAANNKLFLYANRITTVINISVEVVNTYFPDIYYIHVPVTDCPSSRLFDFFDPVADKVHAVELNQGRTLLHCAAGVSRSAALCIAYLMKYHSMSLANAHAWVKSCRPIIRPNNGFWQQLIQYEQKLFGKTSVRMVESPLGVIPDLYENEVRVMMAL; encoded by the coding sequence ATGAATGCAGTGTTTGGAACCATCCCCATCCTATTCAGACACCCGTCTGTCTATGGCCTGTCCCGAATCACCAACAGCCTGTTCCTTAGCAATGGCGAGGCTGCCAATAACAAACTCTTCCTCTACGCCAACCGGATCACCACAGTTATCAACATTTCGGTGGAGGTGGTGAACACTTACTTCCCAGACATTTACTACATACACGTCCCTGTAACAGACTGCCCCTCATCTCGCCTTTTCGACTTCTTCGACCCCGTAGCGGATAAGGTCCACGCCGTGGAATTAAACCAAGGCCGGACGCTGCTGCACTGTGCTGCAGGCGTCAGCCGGTCAGCTGCCCTTTGCATAGCCTACCTGATGAAGTACCATTCCATGTCTCTGGCCAACGCACATGCCTGGGTCAAGTCTTGCCGCCCCATCATCCGTCCAAACAACGGCTTCTGGCAACAGCTCATCCAATACGAGCAGAAACTCTTTGGGAAAACCAGCGTCAGGATGGTCGAGTCACCACTGGGGGTGATCCCTGACCTCTATGAAAATGAAGTCAGAGTAATGATGGCCTTGTGA